The nucleotide window AGACCTGTTAGGGTGGGTAGCTTATATGCATGAAGAGAATGATATATTTTAccgattacattttaattttgtacaCACATCCATATTAAATTCACACACAGGTGAGATCAGTTACTTCAGAGTGATCTCAGCTGCAATGAAAAGCCTGGCAATTTAGCAGATACCTAACTGATCCCAGGTGAATATACTGGAGCTCGttcaggtgaaaaaaaaaaaaaacaatacaagcagaaattacagtttttatggactttacaattttatttgatGACCTCTAGCTGAGGTTCCCACGACCACACACAGGGAAATTTCTTCACCGCATAACAACATATTTCTGCTTATTGACATGATCCTGCTACCACAAATTTTTCTATGCATTTGCGCTATCCAGTGTTTGTCCGTAAATTCATTGTTTTGCTGCGTTTCAGTCACtgcttatttttgtttacattgtaGCTGGGACGTCTGAAACTCTAGTCGTTGAAATGAACAGAACAACCCACTCATttatttacatgtctgtacttgTTTTCTTTTCTAGTTTGCTGCAATAGTCAAGCGCCAGACGAAAACTCTGTGTTGGCTGCATGTTGAAATGTAAACCTCATCTTCATTCACCACTGCGAACAAGGTAAGCAAGCCACCGCAAAGGGGAAAATCAAACTAGACGTGGCTTCAAATACTTACATCCTCTGACCGGGCTGCTGCTTCTAGTTATTTCATGGTGATTCAGTGTGAGTGCACACATGTTATTTTTATCAGGTCTCTCTAGGGATTGTGCAGCGGATGCAGATGGCTATGGTACAAACTGTTGCAATCCAGGTTTGCAGGGGAAACCCTCATTTTTGCTGGAAACAGATAAATGGTCCACAGTTTTACAGCATAAAATCCATACTAGCATGTCAAAGTATGCGGACGGAAGAGGTAATACAGTCCAGATGCAAAAGTGATATGACTTTAGATCTAAAAAGCCCTGCAGAAAAGGAGGAAgagtgcataaataaatatatatataaatgtgtgttggCTGAGGTTAAAACACAAGAGGCCACCTGCTGTACGAATATGCTAGAAGACAAAATACGTGCTGGATTTAGCTCATTACTGATCCGTCCCATCTGATGGCTTGAAGATTATGGAGCTACAGGGGGTTTTTGCGGAATGAGAAACAGTGAAAAATCACACGCACACTTTTGGCAGGCATAGACGCAAGGACTAGGATGGAAGCAGAGgtgatttattatatttacagtGTCAAGCTGAAACAGTGGGCGGATACCAAGTGGAGTCGGGCCAATCACATTGCTTCTATTTACACACCCATTGAGGTCAGGAGTCTTGATGCGACCACTGATCTCCAAGCTTAGAAGTCATTCACAACATAATTTTCACCTTATACTGCTTTCACAATGTGACGTAAGTGGAATTCATTCATCCATGTGTATATTGTCAGTCATGTCTATGTAGCACCGGTTTTCCAGATTTTGCAGATGCTGTTTTTTCCCTGCCTTTTCACTTGCGTTGTGATGGTCTTAGATTgtcaacaaacatatttttttgctGGCTTTGCATGATCGCTTTGATGAAGTTTAATATGGAATGATGAAAGATGCATATATTTGGTAGTCAAAACTGAATACATTTGAATCATGTGCAGTATTACTTTAATAAGATAGTCTAGCTTATAAATAAGTTAACAATATAcaactttatactttattttactgGACTTAACATGATACAAAAATATTGATcacagtgtttttcttttttcctttttttttgtctttgcaaaGGTTCGAAATGAATGAGTTGCAAAACATTTCATGGcaataaattatataatcatTATCCGACAAAAACATGGCTCGTGGCTTTTCTGTCTTTCAGTCCTGGATAGCTCAGCCCATGCTTGATATGTGGGGTTGAATGtagacttttttgtgtgtgtctcccAGTTTCTCCATTGCTAGTCCACATGACTACGCATGTGAGTCTGATAAGCAGTAGCCGAACGTTCGCACTGCTTCAAATGCCATTGTCCGTTAGCATTCAGCGCCATCtgcactgttggttgggtttagtccAGTCTTCCCCAGTATGTGGGTATACAGTGACACAGTTCCTCACTGAAATACTCATTTTCCTTACATTTCCTTCTCTTGGGGTCCACGTTACATGGAGGCCGGACACAGCTGACAAAAACAGAGGGAAAATTGATGATATTTAACATAATCAGTGTAGCATGCAAGTATAGCTGAAATATTTTGTAAGATAGTACAATAATTTATTAGCACTActtgaaaaaaatctatgtaCAATGATAATAATAGGGGATATTTGAGTATATTTGTTTAGTGTGATAATTTAAAGATACATTTATTGCATTTTGTAAACATCATGTTTTTTGTACTAGTTACATGGGTCAAAACTACAATCagtaaattattttcaaaagttatttcCTTTCAGTTTCCTgcatttcctctttttaaaatgttaatattttaaaataaaaccagtttgcatttgttttttgttttttttgtagttttttttttgtttgtttttttgtcatctGTATTTAGAGAGTTCCAGAGAAGTGCCATAATAAATTTTCTTATAAACAGCATTTTATCTCAGCCTCATATgattatgttcagttattttactttaaacacaataaaagaaacctattatttgccataaaactgaaaatagagaaattacagaaatttcagATGGTTTTTGCATATAAACTCTTGGTCTGAGTATTAACTTTTAATATTAGTGCATCCCTAACAGTGTTGAGTTTAATTGTCTATAAAGTGACTAGTTGCtgtaattaagtgaagtttagttttaaactaatttcgagagaagcatgttctcatgatttacccagctggtccacattaactaattatgatcctccaatcaaaggatcccaaaccactatatatatcctcatttcctttctacaactatcttcgtctggaagaaaccccccctcctccccttcttcctcctttatccagaatgggcggcacggtggcccagtgactagcactgttgcctcacagcaagaataccaatggtgttgggtcctcgctgagccatctggtatttctgtgtggagtttgcatgttctccccgtgtccgcgtgggtttcccccgggttccccggtttcctcccaccatccaaatgtgctctatattatagataaaacaagcctaaaccttttttataatgtcttactctcaggaagttcgccttggcctcagcagcgggggagtttgagatagacctgagctcaatctccactcgccctgcaaaagggggggagccctgggctcgaggatcccttgagctcagggctctctcccgggacagcatgccaaacaagctatgtataaatcatgagctaagtgtgaactcttgaaattacttATGTAGTTTAACGATAAAGTGAAGATTACTTTTTACTTCACAGGATTACAAGttaattacagttatttttgCTGTAAGTATTGTAAATTCAAcagttttctgtaatttaatttagaGAAAATGAGTTAATTATGTTTGGTTATACAAATGATTATTTGTCCGGACAATTAATTTGTAtatagttgcaatcagaattattacaccccctttgattttttttcttcttttttaaatatttcccaaatgatgtttacagagcaatggaatattcacagtatgtctgatcatattttttcttctggagaaagtctttatttattattataatttttttgctagaatttaaataaaataaaataaaagccattttaagatcaaaattattagcacttttaagcaatttttttccccTGAAAaaagtctacagaaaaaaacaacctTACAAAATAACTTGCTAATtacctaacctagttaacctaattaattctaaattatttgttattaaaactattatgtttagaaatgtgttgaaaataacaaggggaaaaaaacagggggcgaataattcacgggttttaataattgtgacttcaactgttttgtgtgtgtgtgtgtgtgtgtgtgtgtgtgtgtgtgtgtgtgtgtgtgtgtgtgtatatatatagtcaaaCTTCAGAAgtttcctttattattattattagtagtagtagtattattattattaattctgctAGTAGGACACATTATGACATATTATTTTCTACTGGTTTCAACACTTTCATATGATGTGAATTTGCTGGAGAGAGTTTATCAGATTTGAAGTTAAAGAATGCAGAAAAATGTGaaactactaaaatgttttaGGGGGAACCTGTACCTCTTATGacagctgaaaaaaatgatttaacaCTAAGGCATTGCATAATGACAATCTTTTCTCACCTGCATGTGGCCGGGTGAAACCGTCTCCCTTTTAAGAAGCACTTGTTAGGGGACtctgtgcattcacacacacatttggtGCGGTTGAGAGGTTGACTCCTCGGACACACTTTGGCACAGGTGCACTGGCAGGTGTCCCTGTTGAAGCTCTGTTGAGGCCCGCAGGAGGACGGCTGTGCTTTACACACACACTGGCATGTATTCTTGTCTAGGTAATGGTGTGGTCCGCAGCCTGCTTTTCTTAGCTCTTTTCGGCATTCACACTGACACGTCTCCTCATCCAGCTCTTTGTCAGGGCCGCAAAAGTCCGTTTCAAAATCTGCAGATAGAGTGACAAGAAACAAAGTCTTTATTTCATGTTACAACCTTTTTTGTGAGGAAATCTTTGGTCAGTGGTATGGAATGCCTGGCCAATTCCCAGAGTGTTACATAAGTAAAGAACAATGTCCAGCATGCAACTGTTTAGCAATACAGCAGTTCTACCCAAAATTCATACATTACCCCAAAATGCCTAAATACAGACGTTTTTCTTTACAAACTCGATCAAAATGTTAGATTTGGTGGCTAATTCGAGTATGTATACACTTTTCTTTGTATAGAAGTGTATAAAATGGTCTCTGAAATCCTTTTATTGGCATATTTGTTGGCAGATCATTAAACTTAGAGTTTATAATCAGCAATATAAACTCACAGTATGTTGTCTCTGTATCTGCATACTAGCTGAACATTATGGCATTTAATGCAGAAAGATTTTAACTTTTGGTTGTTGTCACATTCGTGTCATGGTGGTATTTTTGTAGAGTGGTTTGCCATCGCCATTTTGAGACATTTCTCTTGGGAAACTCTGttagggtaaataaaaaaataagtatatttggTTTTCACTGGAAAGGTACCATGCTGGTCTGGTTTTGTTGAAGAGACCTCATTTAAAAAACGACTTCTTTCACAACACAGACGGATTTTTAAAAAAGGCACAGTGGATTGAGCTCGCATATATGATTTCACAGAATGTATTCCCTTTGAGAGATGTGGGGTTAACCTCATTTACCATACTTGAGATTTCAAGTCTGCAtttattatgattaaaataaTGTGAAGGGCACTTGTTCTTTTAAAAGTTGTGCAAATGTTAGCTTATAACATTAGAAATACCTTCTAAAAGCATCATTAATATAACATGAATGGCCTGTTCTATTTTCAATAacttgctcagtggttagcactgtcgcctcaaagcaagaaggtcactggttcgagtcctggctgggccagttggcatttcagtgtggagtttgcatgttctcagtttttgtgtgggtgctccggtttcccccactgtccaaatacatgcggtatatgtggattggatgaactaaattggctgtagtgtagtGCGTATGAttgcgagagtgtatgggcgtttcccaataatggtttgcagctggaagggtatccgccgcataaaacatatgtcggaaAAGTGACATATGAAAAATCAGAGACTGagctgagccaaaggaaaattaatgaataaatgagcatTGATATAACATGGGACTGAaacacaaataacatttattataaccaaaaaaagttaatatgTTGTCTAACTGTAGGTTTTAAATGTCAATGctattaatatttatgttattaatgATGTTAATATCTTAAtgtgaattttttcttctttttctaatttttttaggGGGTTCCACCTTTATAATAATGGGGCAGTGGAGAttatagacaggaaagcattgggagctaatataatataatataatataatataatataatataatataatataatataatataatataatattatataatttttggcttattaaaaatgaaacacgtacaaaagca belongs to Danio rerio strain Tuebingen ecotype United States chromosome 1, GRCz12tu, whole genome shotgun sequence and includes:
- the vegfc gene encoding vascular endothelial growth factor C isoform X4, whose translation is MPRQVCLDVGKEFGATNTFYKPPCVSVYRCGGCCNSEELQCRNISTSYISKTLFEITVPVKQGTKPVTISFANHTSCSCLSKQNLYRQQHSIIRRALTECHVANKTCPKNHSWSNHLCKCVLLPDTLHSKPHSDFETDFCGPDKELDEETCQCECRKELRKAGCGPHHYLDKNTCQCVCKAQPSSCGPQQSFNRDTCQCTCAKVCPRSQPLNRTKCVCECTESPNKCFLKGRRFHPATCSCVRPPCNVDPKRRKCKENEYFSEELCHCIPTYWGRLD